A region from the Halomarina litorea genome encodes:
- a CDS encoding alpha/beta hydrolase family protein, giving the protein MRVHFEGRAFDYQTLRALSATTFGGAEPGEVLVTAERIPEGDTEAWHREWGQTARRVEEAAATAREGNHGRTARSALLRAHTYYRTAEFFLAPDDPRRLPTYERSREAFRAALDLSDVAVRTLQVPYEDTTLPGYLLTPPGRDGPRPTVVCLGGFDSLGEELYFLCGVPEALARGYAVCLFEGPGQGAPLRYEGLTARPDWEYVVGPVLDVLDVEDGVDSERLALLGVSFGGYYAPRAAAFDDRIAACVAFDHMHDLWGASAFETPWLARALLSVPDAVVNAFAGLATRSSVEARWLMTNSRWVFGVDSAAELQRVLREYSLVDVAGAVTCPTLVLAGEDDHFVPVGMAREFADLLGGPTTVRVFETEEGAGEHCQVGNLRLAVDTIYDWLDGML; this is encoded by the coding sequence ATGCGCGTCCACTTCGAGGGGAGGGCCTTCGACTACCAGACGCTCCGGGCGCTCTCGGCGACCACCTTCGGCGGGGCCGAACCCGGCGAGGTGCTCGTCACCGCCGAGCGAATCCCGGAGGGTGACACCGAGGCGTGGCACCGCGAGTGGGGGCAGACTGCCCGACGGGTCGAGGAGGCCGCCGCGACCGCCCGTGAGGGGAATCACGGCCGGACCGCCCGGAGCGCTCTCCTGCGCGCGCACACCTACTACCGGACGGCGGAGTTCTTCCTCGCGCCGGACGATCCGCGACGCCTGCCGACCTACGAACGCTCCCGCGAGGCGTTCCGCGCCGCACTCGACCTGTCCGACGTGGCGGTCCGAACCCTGCAGGTCCCGTACGAGGACACCACCCTTCCGGGCTACCTGCTCACCCCGCCGGGACGCGACGGTCCCCGACCCACTGTCGTCTGCCTCGGCGGGTTCGACTCGCTGGGCGAGGAGCTGTACTTCCTCTGTGGCGTGCCCGAGGCGCTCGCTCGGGGGTACGCCGTCTGCCTGTTCGAGGGGCCGGGACAGGGCGCGCCGCTCCGGTACGAGGGGCTGACCGCCCGCCCCGACTGGGAGTACGTCGTGGGACCGGTCCTCGACGTCCTCGACGTCGAGGACGGTGTCGATTCGGAGCGTCTCGCCCTCCTCGGCGTCAGCTTCGGCGGCTACTACGCCCCCCGCGCCGCGGCGTTCGACGACCGAATCGCCGCTTGCGTCGCCTTCGACCACATGCACGACCTCTGGGGTGCCTCGGCGTTCGAGACGCCGTGGCTCGCCCGCGCGCTCCTGTCCGTCCCCGACGCGGTGGTGAACGCGTTCGCGGGGCTCGCCACGCGCTCCAGCGTCGAGGCGCGCTGGCTCATGACGAACTCGCGGTGGGTGTTCGGCGTCGACTCGGCGGCAGAACTCCAGCGGGTCTTGCGCGAGTATTCGCTGGTCGACGTGGCGGGAGCGGTGACCTGCCCCACGCTGGTGCTCGCGGGCGAGGACGACCACTTCGTCCCGGTGGGGATGGCCCGCGAGTTCGCGGACCTGCTGGGTGGGCCGACGACTGTGCGGGTGTTCGAGACGGAAGAGGGCGCGGGCGAACACTGTCAGGTGGGAAACCTGCGACTCGCGGTCGATACGATCTACGACTGGCTCGACGGGATGTTGTGA
- a CDS encoding nuclear transport factor 2 family protein, with protein sequence MSGVATQSNVERAEALYRAFARGNFESVTEGMTEDVTWIEAEGAPYGGTYIGPESVVDHVFTPLAEDWTEFHVVTERFVDGGDVVVVTGTYRGTHATTDRRFEAPFAHVLTMRDGKLARFEQYTDTYLVRQAV encoded by the coding sequence ATGTCCGGAGTCGCCACACAGTCGAACGTCGAACGCGCGGAGGCGCTCTACCGCGCGTTCGCGAGGGGGAACTTCGAGTCGGTCACCGAGGGGATGACCGAGGACGTCACCTGGATCGAGGCGGAGGGGGCGCCCTACGGCGGGACGTACATCGGACCGGAGTCCGTCGTCGACCACGTCTTCACGCCGCTCGCCGAGGACTGGACCGAGTTCCACGTCGTCACCGAGCGGTTCGTCGACGGCGGCGACGTCGTCGTCGTCACGGGGACGTACAGGGGGACCCACGCGACGACGGACAGGCGCTTCGAGGCGCCCTTCGCCCACGTCCTGACGATGAGAGACGGGAAGCTCGCCCGCTTCGAGCAGTACACCGACACCTACCTCGTCCGGCAGGCGGTCTGA
- the aroA gene encoding 3-phosphoshikimate 1-carboxyvinyltransferase, which produces MDVHVSQSSVSGSARVPPSKSYTHRAILAAGYAEGATVHRPLVSADTKATMRAVEAYGGGVERSADDSRLTVEGFDGRPDVPDDVIDCANSGTTMRLVTGTAALGDGLTVLTGDGSLRSRPQGPLLDAIEQLGGRAESTRGNGQAPLVVGGAIDGGRVSIPGDVSSQYITALLMAGAVTPEGIDVELETELKSAPYVEITREVLADFGVETEHTDAGFTVPGGQSYDPEGGEYTVPGDFSSSSYLLAMGVLAADGPFEVRGVYPSAQGDSAIVDVLERMGAAIEWDREDGVITVERSGLTGVEVDVGDTPDLLPTIATLGAAADGETRIVNAEHVRYKETDRVSAMATELEKMGARVTEEQDSLTVHGGDSELRGAEVEGYDDHRIVMSLAVAGLVAEGTTTVEGAEHVDVSFPGFFEVLADVGAEVHWEE; this is translated from the coding sequence ATGGACGTCCACGTCTCGCAGTCGTCTGTCTCGGGGAGCGCACGCGTCCCCCCGTCGAAGAGCTACACCCACCGGGCCATCCTCGCGGCCGGGTACGCCGAGGGGGCGACGGTGCACCGACCGCTCGTCAGCGCCGACACGAAGGCGACGATGCGGGCGGTGGAGGCCTACGGCGGCGGTGTCGAGCGGTCGGCCGACGACAGCCGCCTCACCGTCGAGGGCTTCGACGGCAGGCCCGACGTCCCCGACGACGTCATCGACTGCGCCAACAGTGGAACCACGATGCGCCTCGTCACCGGGACGGCCGCCCTCGGCGACGGCCTCACCGTCCTCACGGGCGACGGGTCGCTTCGCTCCCGACCGCAGGGACCCCTCCTCGACGCGATCGAGCAACTGGGTGGGCGCGCCGAGAGCACGCGGGGGAACGGGCAGGCCCCCCTCGTCGTCGGCGGCGCAATCGACGGCGGCCGGGTGTCGATTCCGGGCGACGTCTCCTCGCAGTACATCACCGCCCTGTTGATGGCCGGCGCGGTGACCCCGGAGGGCATCGACGTCGAACTGGAGACCGAACTCAAGAGCGCGCCGTACGTCGAGATAACCCGCGAGGTCCTCGCCGACTTCGGCGTGGAGACCGAGCACACCGACGCGGGGTTCACCGTCCCCGGCGGGCAGTCCTACGACCCCGAGGGCGGCGAGTACACCGTCCCCGGCGACTTCTCCTCGTCGTCGTACCTGCTCGCGATGGGCGTCCTCGCCGCCGACGGCCCCTTCGAGGTCCGAGGAGTCTACCCGAGCGCGCAGGGCGACTCGGCCATCGTCGACGTCCTCGAACGGATGGGCGCGGCCATCGAGTGGGACCGGGAGGACGGCGTCATCACCGTCGAGCGCTCCGGCCTCACGGGCGTCGAAGTGGACGTGGGCGACACGCCGGACCTCCTGCCGACCATCGCCACCCTCGGGGCGGCCGCCGACGGCGAGACGCGCATCGTCAACGCCGAACACGTCCGCTACAAGGAGACCGACCGCGTGAGCGCGATGGCGACCGAACTGGAGAAGATGGGCGCGCGCGTCACGGAGGAACAGGACTCGCTGACCGTCCACGGCGGCGACTCGGAGCTTCGGGGAGCCGAAGTGGAAGGGTACGACGACCACCGCATCGTCATGTCGCTGGCCGTCGCGGGCCTCGTCGCCGAGGGGACCACCACCGTCGAGGGGGCCGAACACGTCGACGTCTCGTTCCCCGGGTTCTTCGAGGTCCTCGCGGACGTCGGGGCCGAGGTCCACTGGGAGGAGTAG
- a CDS encoding DUF6653 family protein, protein MASDTRTRTRRDRLADTFWERHSNPWSGWTRLATGPVLLYALYRRDWRLLAAAIGYTAVNPVLFPRPDSPDAWMSRGVLAEREWLRAGNGTVSFSYPNVLNLLNLPVSGYALWAAIRKRPLGTVLGTFGLMGLKLWWIAEIVRRTEAEAE, encoded by the coding sequence ATGGCATCCGACACGCGGACCCGCACGCGCCGGGACCGCCTCGCCGACACCTTCTGGGAGCGCCACTCGAACCCGTGGAGCGGGTGGACGCGCTTGGCGACCGGTCCCGTCCTCCTGTACGCCCTCTACCGCCGGGACTGGCGACTGCTGGCGGCGGCCATCGGTTACACCGCCGTCAATCCCGTCCTCTTTCCGAGGCCCGACAGCCCCGACGCGTGGATGAGTCGCGGGGTCCTCGCCGAACGCGAGTGGCTCCGGGCGGGAAACGGAACGGTGAGTTTCTCCTACCCGAACGTCCTCAACCTGCTGAACCTGCCCGTTTCGGGGTACGCGCTCTGGGCCGCGATTCGGAAGCGCCCCCTCGGGACGGTTCTGGGGACGTTCGGCCTGATGGGCCTGAAGCTGTGGTGGATTGCGGAAATCGTTCGGCGGACGGAGGCGGAGGCCGAGTAG
- a CDS encoding iron-containing alcohol dehydrogenase family protein has translation MDPIGGFEYDNVAGRIAFGRGCVADLSEALANLGADRALVVCGSNVGANRGTMDPIREGLGDRLVGIFDGTAPDKNARCAFEGREAMADHGADALVAVGGGSSIDVARAMRALHADGRSYDEVREAAEEQGRLPIPDADFVPLVAVPTTLAGADLSTVGSVTFREGEATLGAGYIDPDLMLEALFYDPDLFETTPVGALVGSAMNGFDKGIEALYARGANPLTDATSLRGLALLRPSLPHVADDDRPPGVMDNAVAGIVAVQYGRATRDPGLLSLIHAFGHGLREEGVQQGVAHAVMAPPALDYLFEQVDGRRDLLAESLGVGDDEDPAEGVVSAVADVRDGMGLPSRLRDLEEVEEDALPRIARVVAEDGFMANAPAGLDATEEELLAVLEGAW, from the coding sequence ATGGACCCAATCGGCGGTTTCGAGTACGACAACGTGGCCGGGCGCATCGCCTTCGGCCGGGGGTGCGTCGCGGACCTCTCGGAGGCCCTCGCGAATCTCGGCGCGGACCGCGCGCTGGTCGTCTGCGGGTCGAACGTCGGCGCGAACAGGGGGACGATGGACCCCATCAGAGAGGGCCTCGGCGACCGACTCGTCGGCATCTTCGACGGCACGGCCCCCGACAAGAACGCCCGCTGCGCCTTCGAGGGGCGCGAGGCGATGGCCGACCACGGCGCGGACGCACTCGTCGCGGTCGGCGGCGGGAGCAGCATCGACGTGGCTCGCGCGATGCGGGCGCTTCACGCCGACGGGCGGAGCTACGACGAGGTCAGGGAGGCGGCCGAGGAACAGGGGCGTCTCCCCATCCCCGACGCCGACTTCGTCCCCCTCGTCGCCGTGCCGACGACGCTCGCGGGCGCCGACCTCTCGACGGTCGGGTCGGTGACCTTCCGCGAGGGCGAGGCGACCCTCGGCGCGGGCTACATCGACCCCGACCTGATGCTCGAGGCGCTGTTCTACGACCCGGACCTCTTCGAGACCACCCCCGTGGGTGCGCTCGTCGGGTCGGCGATGAACGGCTTCGACAAGGGCATCGAGGCGCTGTACGCCCGCGGCGCGAACCCGCTGACCGACGCGACGTCGCTTCGCGGCCTCGCGCTCCTGCGGCCCTCGTTGCCCCACGTCGCCGACGACGACCGGCCTCCGGGGGTGATGGACAACGCCGTCGCGGGAATCGTCGCCGTCCAGTACGGACGGGCCACCCGGGACCCGGGGCTCCTGTCGCTGATTCACGCCTTCGGCCACGGCCTGCGCGAGGAGGGCGTCCAGCAGGGCGTCGCGCACGCGGTGATGGCCCCACCGGCCCTCGACTACCTCTTCGAACAGGTCGACGGCCGCCGCGATTTGCTCGCCGAATCGCTCGGCGTGGGCGACGACGAGGACCCCGCAGAGGGCGTCGTGAGCGCCGTCGCGGACGTCCGCGACGGGATGGGGCTGCCGTCGCGCCTCCGCGACCTGGAGGAGGTGGAGGAGGACGCCCTTCCCCGAATCGCCCGCGTGGTCGCCGAGGACGGCTTCATGGCGAACGCGCCGGCGGGACTGGACGCCACCGAGGAGGAACTGCTGGCGGTCCTCGAAGGCGCGTGGTGA
- a CDS encoding winged helix-turn-helix domain-containing protein: MSDTNGVSVERRPPEAMFALLGNETRLGILRALVESDGPVSFSGLRERVGVRDSGQFNYHLGKLVGTFVKQDDEGYELTLAGLQLVGALVAGTYTAVASMDPIELDDPCPSCGGNTLRVTYDDEQVHVHCTACEVFRNQFSFPPGTLDQYDREELPGAFDRWLWTLFQRITAGFCANCAGRLAGSLDIDEDPPRVEWRCERCGDLASTSASTPVRYHPAAQGFFHDHGIDLGMTPSWRLSSHLTTDETIDGEAVIIEVTLDGDTLTARVGSDGTVTDVSRSDR, from the coding sequence ATGAGTGACACGAACGGCGTCAGCGTCGAGCGCCGGCCGCCCGAGGCGATGTTCGCCCTGCTGGGCAACGAGACGCGCCTCGGCATCCTCCGCGCCCTCGTCGAGTCCGACGGTCCCGTCTCGTTCTCCGGCCTGCGCGAACGGGTCGGGGTGCGCGACTCCGGGCAGTTCAACTACCACCTCGGCAAACTCGTCGGGACGTTCGTCAAACAGGACGACGAGGGCTACGAACTCACGCTGGCGGGTCTCCAGCTCGTGGGCGCACTCGTCGCGGGGACCTACACCGCCGTCGCCTCGATGGACCCCATCGAACTCGACGACCCCTGTCCGTCTTGCGGCGGGAACACCCTCCGAGTCACCTACGACGACGAACAGGTCCACGTCCACTGTACCGCCTGCGAGGTATTCCGGAACCAGTTTTCCTTCCCGCCGGGGACCCTCGACCAGTACGACCGCGAGGAACTGCCCGGCGCGTTCGATCGGTGGCTCTGGACGCTCTTCCAGCGCATCACCGCCGGGTTCTGTGCCAACTGCGCCGGACGACTGGCCGGTTCCCTCGACATCGACGAGGACCCGCCGCGCGTCGAGTGGCGCTGCGAGCGCTGTGGTGACCTCGCCAGCACCTCCGCCAGCACGCCCGTCCGCTACCACCCCGCCGCTCAGGGGTTCTTCCACGACCACGGTATTGACCTCGGGATGACCCCGTCGTGGCGGCTCTCATCGCACCTCACCACCGACGAAACTATCGACGGCGAGGCTGTCATCATCGAGGTGACACTCGACGGCGACACGCTGACCGCGCGCGTCGGCTCCGACGGGACCGTCACCGACGTATCGCGTTCCGATCGGTAG